CGAGGTGGTGAGGATTTGTGTGCACTGTCAATACAGGTATTCTGTGACTTGAAAGATGTGTTTTATTACAGGCTTTCTATTGCCTGGGTTAATAGAAAGACTGGTttcaattacatacaatgtgaACCATAGACATTCGGGTGTTTTGTGGTTGAAGATATAGCTGGACCAATCAGACCAGTCTGagaaattaagaaaataaaaatcaaaggtCAGAGAATACCTTGGAGAAAGAGGGTCTGTATATAGTCCAGTGAGAGTCATCACATCCTTTTTGTTGATAAGCTATGTACACACAGGAAGCAGCATGGGATTACTGAGGTGTGAAATTTTTAGTTTTCTCTAGTGAGTATTGGGTAACTAATGTGTGATgtgaatgttacatttttaaataCACAGATCCTAGAATGGGCTTTTGTTGAagaaattttttgttgttgatgttgatgtttttttaaatttgcatttaaATCTTAAAGTAGACCAGCCTTAAAAAATCAGAAAGTCAAAGGTCAGTGTCATGGTAGCTTTTGTTAATGAGCTATTTACATACAGGAAGGAGCTGAGTCGTGCatgattaaaaattgatcagTAGCGTGCATACTTGCAAGCCAGCCTGTTCCTTCGACTTTTCCTCACCATTTTAAACTATGGATGCAATACAAAGCGTGCAGCAAAAGTATGATTTTCCATATGAACTAAAACCAGAACAACTGGCAATCATAAAGAATGTCATCAATGGACATCACACTTGTGGTATTCTACCAACGGGCTTTGGAAAAAGTGATTGCTTTGTGTTCCCACAGTTGGCATTAGATGAGGTAAGTTATTGACAGTCTTTTTTTAAATGGTTACAGTAAATTCATGAGCCTATGGGAAGTATAGTTTTAGTACATCCAATTGATATACATATGATAATGAAAGAAACtgatgttattttattttgaaattttaataaaaaacacCTGCAACTGTAAAGAAAAATTGCCATTAAAAGTGGTGTTCTGAAGcttaatttctttttaaaaaattggtGACTCAGGATAAATTGTTGATTTgacaaaactttttatttttgcatggtACCTTGTGCCTTCATGATTCTAGGTCCCTTTTCTGAAATTCCAATTGTTTAAATGGTTTTAGCACTGCCCATGGCCCCTCCATCACATGCACTGCCTTATATGTTTGCTTGTTCACATCATTGAGAGATACCGAATGTTGTACAAGACAGTGAAAGTACTACAATGTGTGTGGTACAAGCTAACTCAATTGTTCTACTTTATTTTGAATCACAAAGGAACCATTGAATTCTAAATAAGTATTTTCTTTCCAGATTTATCCTCATAAAAAACCACATATAGGTTTGGTTGTGTCACCGTTGAGAAGTTTGATGATTAATCAGACAAAGAGGTGGTCTGAGCATGGTATAAAAACAGCTTGCATCCTGAAGATGGCAGAAATGACTGCTGCAGAAATAAAAGGTATTTACAGTGCAACTGTTTCAACACaatttaaatgtattttacacttaaaaaaaaaaaattaaaaatagatTGAAACAAGGTAACTCTTAATGGAATACAGGAACTCTTATACACCTTGCTTAATGTATTTCCAGACATCATGGAGGGAAACTGCTCGCTGGTTTTTACTTCTCCGGAAGCAATATGCAAAGAGCCATGGAGATCCATGCTACGAAATGAGCACTATAAGTCAAGACTGGCTTTCCTTGCTTGCGATGAGGCACACTGCATTGTAGAATGGTAAGCATTTGTATGCACTGcaatatgctttgttttcttgtgGGTGGTTATAGCAATTCCCAGTATAATAATTTTGTAGACTTCTGAATACCTTGACTAatcaaaattcaacaaatataataaaagggacattagctgtaacatttgactaatttttcattATTCTGGTTCTGTGTATAAACTGCAGTTTCTTATCAGCACATCATGCTGAAATATccagtattctgcttgtcaacacagcctaataCCGGTATGTGAAATGACATTTCagattgttgacaaatgaattcttccCGGTCCGGACTTTaatacaaagtttcaacaataacaatggtgatTATACTCCTATAGGGTGTGTTAATGAGCAAAATACTTAATATTTCttcatggttcagggattcaaaccagaaactgtaggttatacacagtacacacaaaaacagaaaatgaccaaaatttacagctattaATCGATCTTTAGTAAAAAGCTACTGAAATTCACCCTTTGATTGTCATTGTCGAATCAACTTTTGACACCTTCCAAATATAGTCTGCTTAATATGTGCGGTGATTAGATATAGGAGTTAGtatgatatgattttaaataattttgaccaaaatctaAATCATTGCCATGATATACATTGTGTCACAAGGGGAAAACAGTGTCTgttcaaatgaaaagaaaatatgaaaaatttgcttcaaaatttagGCAGGCAAATGTCgtggtcaaagggttaaaatgtatCATCTGACATTTCTTAAGGGGAGATGATTTCAGACCAGACTACAGACAGGTGTCTGTTCTAAGAAGTTTGATAACCTGCCCTTTCATGATACTGACTGCAACTGCCACTGAAAACATGAGGgtgaaaattctttcaaatctttTGTTGGCTGATCATGATGTCAAGACCATTGCAATAATTCCGGACAGGTAAGGCTGTGCTTCctacatttgtaattttggcagaaatgtGAACATAATGATCCAACCTTTATGCAACTGTGAGCAATTTCTTAACATACTaaattcagggctcgaaatttaCCTTTTCCCCTGTAGCGAGGCTAGTTCACAGGTGCATTGTCTCCACCATAATCCGCTGTTTTATAGAAGGCCTTTGTGATGTTTACCATAGTACATAAGTCAGATTCAGATTAAAGCTTCAATGTTCACAATATGAAATCCGTTCTGTGTCCACAAATAAAGCACTTACAGAACAATTTACTTACTGGTGTCATTGATATCATCATTCTCTGATGGTTTATCTGTTGGTCTAACTTGTGACTGAATTTCAGTTTTTCCAGAGTCTcttaaaacatcaaaatatttccgGGTTTCATactaacatatttatatcattACAGGCCAAATATTTTCCTACATTTTAAGAGTGAATCTGGtatgatatttgaaaatgaattagCCTGGTACTTGGGCCATCTCAGAGATAAAGGAGAAAATGCCAAAAAGGCCATAATATATTGCAGGTCAGTAAACATGCATTATTAAGAAGAATCTTTCTAAAAGCACAGCAGTTGACTGCTCTTGTAACTAGCACTTTCACATCACAAGCACAAGCACTTAGAGTTCAAGAAAGGTTATACATTAAATACTGGCAAAGGCTACATGGCTTGACGTCTTGTCAAAAAGCTGTAAATAGCACTGTTATATTATGTGctataaaattataaatatcTTCATGACTGAATGTTCTGACTCAACTATTAAGTCTACCAGTACTGGTTATCTTTAACTTTCTGACGATATCTCTTCATGACATCTTTTTAGTACGTAGCTCCATATTTTGGTCTCTGTTTATGAAACTTCTTTCTcctttgttgaaaaaaaaaagttcagTATTGTTAATTACATCTATTCTGTTATCGTCATTTTACTAACAGCAACTCTTATCTTCTTATAGGACCATAAAACAAGTGGCAGATGTGTATGAATATTTCATGGCTGAATTGGGAGAGAAAGCTTGGAGAGGGGCAGCCAGAAATGTAGAGAATAGAATACTGGATATGTTTCATTCTTCTTTAGATGAAAACACACAACGCCGGATTGTCTCTATTTTCCCTACAAATGACAGTATCATAAGATGTTTGGTAGCAACGGTAGCTTTTGGCATGGGAGTGCAGGTAGATGACATCTCAATTGTTATTCACTGGGGTGCCAGCAAATCCATCTTATCATATTGGCAAGAGGTAGGACGGTGTGGGAGAGATGGCAGGAATGCAGAGGCTTTCTTATATGCAACAAAGAGAAGTCTAGTCAAGAAGCGTGTCAGTGATGAAGTCATCAGTTTTGTCACCCAACTACAAACTGCTTCAGATAATTGTGTACGTTTTAACATATTAAAACATTTGATGGTATCTGGTATGGAAAGTCATCGCTTGGatgaaattaaaaacagaagGGCATGTGAAGGTATTCTTGTTGGTGGTAGCTGTACCTGTGCATTTAGTTCATGCTGTAGCAATTGTAAAAggaaatgtaaaaattaaatatacatCTAGGACAGGCCAAATTAAGAAAGTACTAAATTACCAAATTATTCAGGTAACGCGTCACGTGCACTGTCAAGCTTCTTCGCATATAATTTCAGTCTTTCCATAAGCTTAGATGGATTGTCTATTGATGTGTTGAAGTGGTAACCAGGGAATGCAGAATGCTGTCTTCCATTGTGGATATCAAACAGCTGATCATCTTTGTATTCGCTGACAAATTTAGCAACATCACATTTGTAGTTTGGTTGCCCTCCTTTGCTGCGCCCAACATGTGACTCAGTTAAGTTGGTTTGATACAGCTGCTCGATAATTTTACCAAAGCTGCCAGCCATCTGGCTCATTCTTGCCACTTGTTGGTCAGTGTATCTCCCTCTTGAATGTTTCAGAGTTCCTGGAAAGCAAGTTCAAGATACTTAGTTTTCTCAGATTTCGCTAAGTTATAGTTATGTCTTTTCTGAACCAAAGTGCAGGGAAAATTTTAATTACTTTATTTGCCAATATCAGTTTGCTTGATGTTTTAATACCAGTAGTATTGAAAGTTGTGATTTACCTGCTTTGCTACAAAGTTTTACACTTGAgtaatattgtgactcaaatgCATGTATACATTAAAGGCACataagctgcaacttttgacatatttttccTGATTCTTTATTCAGATTAAAATGAGTTCATAACATtgttcttactcagagatgtttactcaagtatgGTTACCCACTGAGATTGACTGCATGGGGATGTTTCAGTgagacaaataataaatgggtgccaCACCCAAATATGGCAGTCTCCATACAACTATATGATAAATAGCATAAATAGTTCAtgtacacattcaaatatttacaaatacaacatggtgcaacccgcTGAAAGGTCTGGAAAGGGATTCACTACActatgacaaaaaattctccgtttttcacataatggcaagattttgaaaatggcggaaaATTTAAAAGAACACAAGgttgttcaatttcttgcctattccACCATAAGCCAAAGTTGttgaggcatagttaatgactgtatcattcaattaatttatggcaattaatatCTGAGAAATTTGGAAGGTATCTAGAGGTTGAACAATTTTGCACGttgctcatgggcctttaagaAGCCGCCGCCATTactgggggtggggggggggggggggggggcgtctATAACAGACAGTAGTGTGTAATGACTAGGTGTATGACTGGAATTTTGGTTGTTTGAAGTCACTCTAACATCCAACTTCTGATTAAAAATAAGATATGTTTATGTGTAGATGTTCCTGATAATATCCTATAGTTATCTAAaatgatatacatatttatattgaaaatttacCTTTGAACTCATTGTTAAGGAATTCAGTAGCAAGGTCCATAGCAATGTTCTTTCCTTCTCCTCCGTGCAAATTTATAGTTCGGTTCCAAGTTACTTCCTCGGCCATTCTCTTTGGGAGCCAACCACTTACACCTACAATTTGAAGAGCAAAACATGTTTATAGTTCTGGAACACAATGGACTCGAACAAACATGCTTGTATTGGAatgtaaatttcaaattacaaggTACTATTTGCTCACTATCATCATTCAATAACATTATCATACACATTTAAGCTGTTATATCTTTAATAACAACACAAATGGTAGTGGAACACTGGTagagttttttttcaaatatcagaaaCTGTGACCATGAGGCATTTTAACAGGATATACTGTTTTTGGCATTTACATGTACGCATAAGTTTGCTTTAATACTTATACCCGGTACTAGTATAATCCTACATGCAGGTCTGTGGTTTGATCAAAGCATGTATGCATTACACAGACCTGTTATCTAAAAAGTTAATAGTTACTGGTCTGCTAATAAAGGAAGAATATGCACCTGAAATCAGTCTGTGGGCAAGAATCATATACTTGAAGTGATTTTTCTGCCAAAAATCAAGACTATCAATCTTCCAGTGTTCAAGCATGGCAGGTCCATCATTTTCCCTCACGGCATCTCTTCTCACCAGATCATTCAACCCTTTCCATAACAGTGCACAGGAATAATTGTAAACATGATCATGGTTTGGATTACTACATACACCCATGTTGTGCCTTGGTACTGCATTATCTGTTGAATATTAGAATGATGTGTCTTAATTTACCAGTGTGCTATTTTTTATGGCaaacaaatacagtttctttaagggacagtagctgtaacttttgaactATAATACACATCAAACTGGTTGTGATATACATGTAGATGCACTTTAAAAATTCCAAAATGATTGAATAGTACTTAAATGAAGCGCCTAGCCTcaataaatgtataaaaaagTGAAAGGTAGAAAACACATGGTGATAAATCATTGTCATTGTTACCTCTACAAGTATCTGTACAAAACCAATCATCAGTTTCAGGAACAGTGTCTTCATTAAGTAGCACACAGGGTAGGTGAAACCACCTTCCATAACCACATTCAGCATTACTACACTCAATCATTGTGCCTCCAACATCTAAAgggaaatgtcaaaatatttcttttcaggCTGTATTCAGCTATAAGCTTTAACTTTTCAGTGTgactaccaaaatccatgaaatggtagcccacatggactaccaaagcctgggacatgaaattcagtcagaacTAGAACTTGGAATGCGATGTTTCCTACTTTGGGATGAGctgaatgcagtcaaacccgTACACAGCTGGCTAAGTGGATACGAAAGGCCAGTCTATGACTTATGGTAATTGCAAAGACGACAGTgcagtggaactttgcaacaaagtttcaatatctgaattgATGTAATTGgttgacaggcacaggaaatgatgtcCAATGAAACTGCGttaaatgtatcaatcacagttACACAGAAATTACTTTCTCCCAACCTGCAGCCCATGCTCTATTTTTAGCCCTACTTTGCAACAGTGTATGagaaagtcgttgtcatggcgacgATCAAAATGTGCATACAACTCTTGAGTATGAAACGTGTTGTCAAAGGGTAACCAAACTTGTGAATGTCACTGCTGTCCAATTCATACTGTATTACTGGTTTCTGGTGGGTATTAAAAGTGTGCAAGTACCGGTATTCGCATCAAATgaatagaaaattcacttcatatgcagaatcttgaaaaacacTGTCTTTTCTTGCCTGGTTATGGGACAAAATTATCCCTAAACTACAAAATACTTGGGCTACCGGCCAttgtcaccgggctaccaacttcagaaaatggtagcccaagtggactaccagggaaaaaagttaatttcgagccctgtgtgTACATCTTTGACCACATGTAGACTAATTTTACTTAAAAGAAAAATTTACCTTCACCACAAAAGCAGTATGGGTAGTCATCACTAGCACTATCATCATTAACACCACCACCGTCACCGTCACCATTATCACCACTATTACCTGCTCCTTGTTCATCTTCTTTGATCAGCTCTTGTAAATCATCTGTGTTAACCTGCAACCATATTACACTCACAACATCCTTAGCAAGTCTATTAAGGTACTCTTTGCGTTCATCCAGGGATTCCTCATAGACAGAGTCAGAAGGGTCACTGTCCAATGATGTAACTCTGAGTTTCTGAATGGTTAGGAGACACACTAACCCTTCTGTGACAAACTTGAGAAAATCTGTCACATGGTTGAAATTATCCATTACCTTTGCCTTGACAGCCCTGTGGTTGAATGTATTTTTGGCATGAGCAAGTGTTCCCCTGTTTGCAGCACTACTGCCACGAAAGAATTCATCCATGATATCCTagaatacaaatatacattaaACAAATTACAGCCTGTAAACCAAGCCAGTTTATAACACATACttttgtatatgtatattttggtCAACTTTAACATTTCctgaaaattatgaataaatttaTATATCCATATTGTCAAGATACCTGTAAAATTATTCCTCTTTTGTGGAATTCTTGTGAAACAGGTTCCAAACCAGACAAACGCCCCCTTGCCGTAGTGCTGCCAGCTCTTGCCCTTTGGGCATCCACATGTCTCTCTATAGATAACCCATCGCCTTGGCACATTATTACATGGAAAGGATCATCTTGTCTTCTCGCTGTAGGCACATACTGATGTAGCCAGTCCAGTATTGCAATCACCCCCTGCAGTGATGATGGATTTTCCTGCACAACGCCAAGATTCACCTATAGtaaaaaaaacagagaaaattaaattGAGAAAGTAGTTTCCCTACATTCAAAAATGTCATTCCTGAattatttaaagggacattagctgtaccTTTTGCCTATTTTTTTTGTAGTTTGGTTTCATGTCTCAACTTAAGATTTCTATCCTAACCTCTGTATCATGCTGAATTGACCATTATTCTATTAatgttgtcaacacagcttgtattatgtaaaatgacacctttgttgttgacaaatgaattctagtctggacttgaatataatcttcaataataataattcaaATTATACTCATAAAGTCATTCTGATAAACTTGACTGGGTAGTACCATACCCTAGGGATCAATTCAAACCATACACAGAAAAAGACTATATACAGTACTTGGAAAATGACAGTGTATTGTTTTACATGTGTAGGATCAACAATAACGTGTCGCTAGTAAAACATTGACAAGACCAGCGCTGAACCTTAGGTCAGTGACCATATAGTTCTTCACAAATGGATTTTTCGAAACTGCAAtcacataaacaaaaaggttggATACTGATTTGATCATATCACTTACAAGTTCACTTTTCCTTGCTGACTCAAGTGAGTAGTCATGGGGCACATGGTTTGGTACGCAGTCAGCATAGTAAGTActgaagtgaacaaaatgatCACATATGATTCTTGACACAATAATTTCCATCCGTCTCCTGAGATTGGTATACGTGTCTTGAGATGGAATAAAGGTTGTAAGTGGAATTTCACAAGCTCTCACTGTACTTTTTTCGTTGTCTAAATGCCTGAAAGTGATTCTATTCTTAGCGGCATAGGCCATAGCCCACATTAGCATTTTGTTTTGCTGTGTTGTTGACTGATACCGGGCTGTCGTCTCCACTTGAACATTGTCCCATGCAAGAGAGAATCCAGGgtctgaataaataaataaattgcaatGTATTAGTGTCATACATATGTTAATTTGGTAACTTGAGTTAGTAAATtccatatttatttgaattataaTGAGTGAAAAAATTAGTACAAGTAAACATTATACAGAGTGATAAaagatatttataatatttattcATGCTTACTTTTCTCTGTATCTGGTATTGATTCAGACATGGTATCATGATTTGTCCCTGAATCCTCTCTGTCACTGTAATCTAAACGCCGTGCAGCCCTTGGCATGCAATGCTCTTGTGCCtataaaaaaaatttggaaTTGTAATCAATTATATTACATTCAGACCATGGAAATACAGTGGCAGAGCAGAAAACATAGCATGGAAAACAATTAATGCAAATCTGAGAAATACAGATAAAAAGTCAATGTCAATTGTTAATTTATCACTTGATATATCAGATTGGATATACAATAAATCCTGTCATTGTCTTATTATTCCTtgtgtaattttaaaatgacaaaatatttatatttattattattattattattagtagtagtagtagtagtagtactagGAGTATTGAAAGTAACAGGTTAACTTACAGGTGAGCTGATATCAgcttctatttcatttttccaCTGTACAATTTTTGTGTCATGAGATTTCTTTAGTGAGTCTACCAGTGACCTAGTCCTTGTCTTTGAAAGGCAGTAGCCAAGCTTGTTAAAGCACTTGAAAAGCTGGATGGTAATAAATAATATATTGTAGAATATTACAGATTGTATCTCTGCATAGTGGCATAACAATAAAAGAACTTGTTTTGCTCATGTTTCAACTAACTGTTGATCAAGCAATTGTATTGCCTTGTGCTTTAATATTTCTTGGGAGAGCCTGTGTGATGATCATTTAAAGAACTCTTGAAAACAGTGACCCTTATGTACATCTTGA
This is a stretch of genomic DNA from Ptychodera flava strain L36383 chromosome 21, AS_Pfla_20210202, whole genome shotgun sequence. It encodes these proteins:
- the LOC139121536 gene encoding uncharacterized protein isoform X3, which gives rise to MEGKCVNCSGEFAHKQKTRQRKSLDAKLPHSSKSGIEVLEHEFDVCLTPGKPRFLCLSCARVLAKLQSSGENYDDSCRAFSDNRSKEGFLFKKLHSEKADESFRSKLSNLTRSPIYRSPKRRKIGTPVKGVSTVISTSKIISNKRNAIKNIQQSKYLQAFNILSKKSCAARNAIIQSAVKMIQKEMKQFCKKDTPTAKPVTVDNMSSFNWEDIMNELKKEVPATFACVKSVVTKQTRGQSCKDNPTIARFGSLLMGLLHARAPLKFKFLVGVNSVQMWKNGCSDTLFKCFNKLGYCLSKTRTRSLVDSLKKSHDTKIVQWKNEIEADISSPAQEHCMPRAARRLDYSDREDSGTNHDTMSESIPDTEKNPGFSLAWDNVQVETTARYQSTTQQNKMLMWAMAYAAKNRITFRHLDNEKSTVRACEIPLTTFIPSQDTYTNLRRRMEIIVSRIICDHFVHFSTYYADCVPNHVPHDYSLESARKSELVNLGVVQENPSSLQGVIAILDWLHQYVPTARRQDDPFHVIMCQGDGLSIERHVDAQRARAGSTTARGRLSGLEPVSQEFHKRGIILQDIMDEFFRGSSAANRGTLAHAKNTFNHRAVKAKVMDNFNHVTDFLKFVTEGLVCLLTIQKLRVTSLDSDPSDSVYEESLDERKEYLNRLAKDVVSVIWLQVNTDDLQELIKEDEQGAGNSGDNGDGDGGGVNDDSASDDYPYCFCGEDVGGTMIECSNAECGYGRWFHLPCVLLNEDTVPETDDWFCTDTCRGLNDLVRRDAVRENDGPAMLEHWKIDSLDFWQKNHFKYMILAHRLISGVSGWLPKRMAEEVTWNRTINLHGGEGKNIAMDLATEFLNNEFKGTLKHSRGRYTDQQVARMSQMAGSFGKIIEQLYQTNLTESHVGRSKGGQPNYKCDVAKFVSEYKDDQLFDIHNGRQHSAFPGYHFNTSIDNPSKLMERLKLYAKKLDSARDALPE
- the LOC139121538 gene encoding ATP-dependent DNA helicase RecQ-like, with amino-acid sequence MDAIQSVQQKYDFPYELKPEQLAIIKNVINGHHTCGILPTGFGKSDCFVFPQLALDEIYPHKKPHIGLVVSPLRSLMINQTKRWSEHGIKTACILKMAEMTAAEIKDIMEGNCSLVFTSPEAICKEPWRSMLRNEHYKSRLAFLACDEAHCIVEWGDDFRPDYRQVSVLRSLITCPFMILTATATENMRVKILSNLLLADHDVKTIAIIPDRPNIFLHFKSESGMIFENELAWYLGHLRDKGENAKKAIIYCRTIKQVADVYEYFMAELGEKAWRGAARNVENRILDMFHSSLDENTQRRIVSIFPTNDSIIRCLVATVAFGMGVQVDDISIVIHWGASKSILSYWQEVGRCGRDGRNAEAFLYATKRSLVKKRVSDEVISFVTQLQTASDNCVRFNILKHLMVSGMESHRLDEIKNRRACEGILVGGSCTCAFSSCCSNCKRKCKN
- the LOC139121536 gene encoding uncharacterized protein isoform X4, with product MIISNKRNAIKNIQQSKYLQAFNILSKKSCAARNAIIQSAVKMIQKEMKQFCKKDTPTAKPVTVDNMSSFNWEDIMNELKKEVPATFACVKSVVTKQTRGQSCKDNPTIARFGSLLMGLLHARAPLKFKFLVGVNSVQMWKNGCSDTLFKCFNKLGYCLSKTRTRSLVDSLKKSHDTKIVQWKNEIEADISSPAQEHCMPRAARRLDYSDREDSGTNHDTMSESIPDTEKNPGFSLAWDNVQVETTARYQSTTQQNKMLMWAMAYAAKNRITFRHLDNEKSTVRACEIPLTTFIPSQDTYTNLRRRMEIIVSRIICDHFVHFSTYYADCVPNHVPHDYSLESARKSELVNLGVVQENPSSLQGVIAILDWLHQYVPTARRQDDPFHVIMCQGDGLSIERHVDAQRARAGSTTARGRLSGLEPVSQEFHKRGIILQDIMDEFFRGSSAANRGTLAHAKNTFNHRAVKAKVMDNFNHVTDFLKFVTEGLVCLLTIQKLRVTSLDSDPSDSVYEESLDERKEYLNRLAKDVVSVIWLQVNTDDLQELIKEDEQGAGNSGDNGDGDGGGVNDDSASDDYPYCFCGEDVGGTMIECSNAECGYGRWFHLPCVLLNEDTVPETDDWFCTDTCRDNAVPRHNMGVCSNPNHDHVYNYSCALLWKGLNDLVRRDAVRENDGPAMLEHWKIDSLDFWQKNHFKYMILAHRLISGVSGWLPKRMAEEVTWNRTINLHGGEGKNIAMDLATEFLNNEFKGTLKHSRGRYTDQQVARMSQMAGSFGKIIEQLYQTNLTESHVGRSKGGQPNYKCDVAKFVSEYKDDQLFDIHNGRQHSAFPGYHFNTSIDNPSKLMERLKLYAKKLDSARDALPE
- the LOC139121536 gene encoding uncharacterized protein isoform X1 produces the protein MEGKCVNCSGEFAHKQKTRQRKSLDAKLPHSSKSGIEVLEHEFDVCLTPGKPRFLCLSCARVLAKLQSSGENYDDSCRAFSDNRSKEGFLFKKLHSEKADESFRSKLSNLTRSPIYRSPKRRKIGTPVKGVSTVISTSKIISNKRNAIKNIQQSKYLQAFNILSKKSCAARNAIIQSAVKMIQKEMKQFCKKDTPTAKPVTVDNMSSFNWEDIMNELKKEVPATFACVKSVVTKQTRGQSCKDNPTIARFGSLLMGLLHARAPLKFKFLVGVNSVQMWKNGCSDTLFKCFNKLGYCLSKTRTRSLVDSLKKSHDTKIVQWKNEIEADISSPAQEHCMPRAARRLDYSDREDSGTNHDTMSESIPDTEKNPGFSLAWDNVQVETTARYQSTTQQNKMLMWAMAYAAKNRITFRHLDNEKSTVRACEIPLTTFIPSQDTYTNLRRRMEIIVSRIICDHFVHFSTYYADCVPNHVPHDYSLESARKSELVNLGVVQENPSSLQGVIAILDWLHQYVPTARRQDDPFHVIMCQGDGLSIERHVDAQRARAGSTTARGRLSGLEPVSQEFHKRGIILQDIMDEFFRGSSAANRGTLAHAKNTFNHRAVKAKVMDNFNHVTDFLKFVTEGLVCLLTIQKLRVTSLDSDPSDSVYEESLDERKEYLNRLAKDVVSVIWLQVNTDDLQELIKEDEQGAGNSGDNGDGDGGGVNDDSASDDYPYCFCGEDVGGTMIECSNAECGYGRWFHLPCVLLNEDTVPETDDWFCTDTCRDNAVPRHNMGVCSNPNHDHVYNYSCALLWKGLNDLVRRDAVRENDGPAMLEHWKIDSLDFWQKNHFKYMILAHRLISGVSGWLPKRMAEEVTWNRTINLHGGEGKNIAMDLATEFLNNEFKGTLKHSRGRYTDQQVARMSQMAGSFGKIIEQLYQTNLTESHVGRSKGGQPNYKCDVAKFVSEYKDDQLFDIHNGRQHSAFPGYHFNTSIDNPSKLMERLKLYAKKLDSARDALPE
- the LOC139121536 gene encoding uncharacterized protein isoform X2, giving the protein MEGKCVNCSGEFAHKQKTRQRKSLDAKLPHSSKSGIEVLEHEFDVCLTPGKPRFLCLSCARVLAKLQSSGENYDDSCRAFSDNRSKEGFLFKKLHSEKADESFRSKLSNLTRSPIYRSPKRRKIGTPVKGVSTVISTSKIISNKRNAIKNIQQSKYLQAFNILSKKSCAARNAIIQSAVKMIQKEMKQFCKKDTPTAKPVTVDNMSSFNWEDIMNELKKEVPATFACVKSVVTKQTRGQSCKDNPTIARFGSLLMGLLHARAPLKFKFLVGVNSVQMWKNGCSDTLFKCFNKLGYCLSKTRTRSLVDSLKKSHDTKIVQWKNEIEADISSPAQEHCMPRAARRLDYSDREDSGTNHDTMSESIPDTEKNPGFSLAWDNVQVETTARYQSTTQQNKMLMWAMAYAAKNRITFRHLDNEKSTVRACEIPLTTFIPSQDTYTNLRRRMEIIVSRIICDHFVHFSTYYADCVPNHVPHDYSLESARKSELVNLGVVQENPSSLQGVIAILDWLHQYVPTARRQDDPFHVIMCQGDGLSIERHVDAQRARAGSTTARGRLSGLEPVSQEFHKRGIILQDIMDEFFRGSSAANRGTLAHAKNTFNHRAVKAKVMDNFNHVTDFLKFVTEGLVCLLTIQKLRVTSLDSDPSDSVYEESLDERKEYLNRLAKDVVSVIWLQVNTDDLQELIKEDEQGADVGGTMIECSNAECGYGRWFHLPCVLLNEDTVPETDDWFCTDTCRDNAVPRHNMGVCSNPNHDHVYNYSCALLWKGLNDLVRRDAVRENDGPAMLEHWKIDSLDFWQKNHFKYMILAHRLISGVSGWLPKRMAEEVTWNRTINLHGGEGKNIAMDLATEFLNNEFKGTLKHSRGRYTDQQVARMSQMAGSFGKIIEQLYQTNLTESHVGRSKGGQPNYKCDVAKFVSEYKDDQLFDIHNGRQHSAFPGYHFNTSIDNPSKLMERLKLYAKKLDSARDALPE